The proteins below come from a single Candidatus Dependentiae bacterium genomic window:
- a CDS encoding ABC transporter permease subunit (The N-terminal region of this protein, as described by TIGR01726, is a three transmembrane segment that identifies a subfamily of ABC transporter permease subunits, which specificities that include histidine, arginine, glutamine, glutamate, L-cystine (sic), the opines (in Agrobacterium) octopine and nopaline, etc.) → MVKSGGKLMLSSILNNLTPLFSGTKITLTIWLSSLLISITMGTILGVVESSKSDTNRWLQVLTRRFTQLIRALPFYLQLLIIYFAIPIITTLNISSLAASIISLGICSSAYVSQIIKQGINNYQQSLWEMALLLGYTKKQALLQLVLPEVFRSQALSLNGEIDQLIKSTAVCSTIGVLEIMGVTRNVIAREMNPVSMYLNAALIFIVISYAWNTLSAFIQERIKRA, encoded by the coding sequence ATGGTTAAATCAGGAGGAAAACTAATGCTTTCATCGATTCTCAATAACCTTACACCTCTTTTCAGCGGGACAAAAATTACTCTAACCATCTGGCTAAGCTCTTTACTCATTAGCATAACAATGGGAACAATTCTTGGAGTAGTAGAATCATCTAAATCCGATACAAATCGATGGCTCCAAGTACTCACAAGACGTTTTACCCAATTAATTAGAGCCCTACCATTTTATCTGCAACTACTCATTATCTATTTTGCCATTCCGATAATTACAACACTCAACATCTCTTCTCTGGCAGCATCAATTATTTCCCTTGGCATTTGCTCATCTGCCTACGTAAGCCAAATAATCAAACAAGGGATCAATAATTACCAACAATCGCTTTGGGAAATGGCCCTTCTTTTGGGATACACAAAAAAACAAGCGCTGCTCCAACTCGTCCTTCCTGAAGTTTTTCGCTCTCAAGCCCTCTCCCTAAACGGAGAAATAGACCAACTCATAAAATCAACCGCCGTTTGCTCAACTATTGGCGTGTTAGAAATAATGGGAGTTACCCGTAATGTAATTGCTAGAGAAATGAATCCTGTGAGCATGTACCTTAACGCTGCACTCATTTTTATAGTCATTTCATACGCCTGGAATACCCTTTCAGCATTTATCCAAGAAAGGATTAAACGTGCTTAA
- a CDS encoding amino acid ABC transporter substrate-binding protein → MSLLKKIMIPGIACAILFSAIFLCTKKTSLPQEQPKPLIIGMMNGWPPFMSVASNGEYEGYDINVAELLGEKLNRPVIIKDLGSVQTILIALDQGIIDIAMSGFDNTKKRMETFNMIQYTSRDSTATSLVFWKKTPSNIKSLYDCVNQKLEICVEPGSGQEKYVDSFPNAIKKQLPSVTDMIMELRFGKTNVLVLEPRIANRLKKLEPNLEILSEELPESFQIYGEGIMIKKENALLAGQVKKAIEELSFSNTLKKLEEKWLNQEEN, encoded by the coding sequence ATGTCATTGTTAAAAAAAATCATGATCCCTGGGATCGCCTGCGCCATTCTTTTTTCAGCAATTTTCTTATGTACAAAAAAAACCTCTCTCCCTCAAGAACAACCCAAACCCCTTATTATTGGAATGATGAACGGATGGCCACCATTCATGAGCGTTGCGAGTAACGGTGAATACGAAGGATACGATATCAACGTTGCTGAACTACTCGGTGAAAAACTCAACCGACCGGTAATAATAAAAGACCTTGGAAGCGTACAAACAATACTTATCGCATTAGACCAAGGAATAATCGATATCGCCATGTCCGGGTTTGATAACACAAAAAAACGCATGGAAACGTTTAACATGATTCAATACACCAGCAGAGATTCAACCGCAACCAGCCTTGTTTTCTGGAAAAAAACACCTTCAAATATCAAATCGCTCTACGACTGCGTAAACCAAAAACTCGAAATATGCGTAGAACCAGGAAGTGGACAAGAAAAATATGTCGATTCATTTCCCAACGCAATAAAAAAACAACTCCCATCGGTTACTGACATGATTATGGAACTCCGATTCGGCAAAACAAATGTTCTAGTCCTGGAGCCTCGCATTGCAAACCGATTAAAAAAACTTGAACCAAATCTTGAAATACTCTCAGAAGAACTGCCGGAATCATTTCAAATCTATGGAGAAGGAATAATGATCAAAAAAGAAAATGCTCTTCTTGCAGGCCAAGTCAAAAAAGCGATAGAAGAGCTTTCTTTCAGCAACACACTCAAAAAACTAGAAGAAAAATGGTTAAATCAGGAGGAAAACTAA
- a CDS encoding amino acid ABC transporter ATP-binding protein, producing the protein MLKINNLSVFMDNKKVLDNISCSIPAGSIVVLLGKSGAGKTTFLRSIAGLNESKKGTILLNNKAIQQKDIGFVPQGFALFPQLTVLEQCTHPLTKTRNMLPAIADKKALDLLTQLQINEFKNALPHQLSGGQQQRTAIARGLCIEPKILLLDEPNSALDPQNTEILIKLLFEYAKNGNIIICSTQDIDLAAKIATRCLFFDNGCTSEEITVSDKNDFLEKISLFFEKN; encoded by the coding sequence GTGCTTAAAATAAATAACCTTTCCGTTTTCATGGATAACAAAAAAGTTTTAGACAATATTTCATGCTCAATTCCAGCCGGATCAATTGTGGTCCTTCTAGGAAAAAGCGGTGCAGGAAAAACAACTTTTCTTAGAAGTATCGCTGGACTCAATGAATCAAAAAAAGGAACAATCTTATTAAACAATAAAGCCATTCAACAAAAAGATATCGGATTTGTCCCCCAAGGCTTTGCTCTTTTTCCACAACTTACCGTTCTTGAACAGTGTACTCACCCCCTCACAAAAACAAGGAACATGCTTCCAGCTATCGCCGATAAAAAGGCCCTTGATTTATTAACACAACTGCAAATAAATGAATTTAAAAACGCGCTACCTCACCAACTTTCGGGAGGCCAACAGCAACGAACCGCTATTGCTCGAGGACTTTGCATAGAACCAAAGATATTGCTACTTGATGAACCTAATTCCGCACTCGATCCACAAAACACAGAAATCTTGATCAAGCTGCTCTTTGAGTATGCGAAAAACGGAAATATTATTATCTGCTCAACCCAAGATATTGATTTGGCCGCAAAAATAGCCACCAGGTGCTTATTTTTTGACAACGGATGCACAAGCGAAGAAATAACCGTTTCCGATAAAAACGATTTTTTAGAAAAAATTTCCCTGTTTTTTGAAAAAAACTAA